A genomic stretch from Falco cherrug isolate bFalChe1 chromosome 1, bFalChe1.pri, whole genome shotgun sequence includes:
- the LOC102056681 gene encoding dentin matrix acidic phosphoprotein 1 isoform X1 — MLCSSVQILCSLLQSQGTTSNMRTAFLVLLLWAVACTHPVPDHEPAHPHLSTQQEDTTSEDYINKLGNLLGDGDGRHPPASVVRGDNALAGDLTVGNTVGEELGEHGGRDVGGRVGEAPHLNQVDHEDMSARDGNGLGFLEEDAHDADGGDNREHHGTGVNGLPSRASGLLDEEDDSGDDTFDENGEEEGGEGPTYTAGADRAGEHGHDAGRGDARAGGGHGDSSSSSSSESAGADHRRYRSYLSSRYEQTYRRGGGSSSSQEEESYDFEGEAVQGDDPSVFDGPGSSYKGRRAGPRAPGSSQESSWGAGSHRWEEGDSRSPEVEDADSEEDSPSTEDNSQLEEPIASQSEENSTSRSGEDEDGEDSPSRESEGSESREDTAEQSDEEPGESPEDISQEAVSTSSERSSSQSQEGQEERESAEDTSVPSVPDSESGEDEDDQSQSTEDTVEESKEDENDSDPDGDMPSTSTESQSASPEDDGSQEDNTGEDSRSTESNNSESPEDDDDDEESHSQEDATQESNSHGDDSSPQSLESRSRKRWPGAYRNKPAVDYDDNDCQDGY, encoded by the exons ATGCTTTGCTCTAGTGTGCAAATACTTTGCTCCCTGTTGCAGTCACAAGGGACCACAAGCAACATGAGGACTGCATTCCTGGTGCTGCTTCTCTGGGCCGTAGCCTGCACTCACCCT GTGCCTGACCATGagcctgcccacccccacctcaGCACTCAGCAGGAG gaCACGACAAGTGAAGATTACATCAACAAGCTGGGCAACCTCCTGGGTGATGGAGATGGCAGACATCCTCCTGCCAGTGTGGTGAGGGGGGACAATGCCCTTGCCGGGGACCTGACAGTTGGCAACACCGTGGGTGAGGAGCTGGGTGAGCATGGTGGCCGAGATGTGGGAGGCAGAGTTGGGGAGGCTCCGCACCTGAACCAAGTGGACCATGAGGACATGAGTGCCCGGGATGGGAACGGCCTTGGTTTCCTG GAGGAGGATGCACACGATGCTGATGGTGGTGACAACAGAGAGCACCATGGCACTGGAGTCAATGGGCTTCCCTCCCGCGCCAGTGGGCTCCTGGATGAGGAGGACGACAGTGGGGACGACACCTTCGATGAgaatggggaagaggaggggggcGAAGGTCCTACTTACACAGCTGGTGCTGACAGGGCAGGTGAACATGGCCATGACGCTGGCCGTGGGGATGCCAGGGCTGGCGGAGGGcatggtgacagcagcagcagtagcagcagcgAGAGCGCTGGGGCTGATCACCGGCGGTACAGGAGCTACCTCAGCAGCCGGTATGAGCAGACCTAcaggcggggagggggcagcagcagcagccaggaggaggagagctaTGACTTCGAGGGCGAAGCCGTGCAGGGTGATGACCCCTCTGTCTTCGACGGCCCAGGCAGCAGCTACAAGGGGCGCCGTGCTGGCCCCCGTGCCCCGGGGAGCagccaggagagcagctggggggctggctCCCATCGCTGGGAGGAGGGCGACAGCAGGTCCCCAGAGGTAGAGGATGCTGACTCAGAAGAAGACAGCCCATCCACGGAGGACAACAGTCAGTTGGAAGAGCCCATCGCCAGCCAGTCAGAGGAAAACAGCACCAGCCGCTCTGGGGAGGATGAAGATGGGGAAGACAGCCCCTCCAGGGAGAGTGAGGGTAGCGAGTCCAGGGAGGACACTGCTGAGCAGTCAGACGAAGAGCCAGGGGAGTCCCCGGAGGACATCTCCCAGGAGGCGGTGAGTACATCGAGCGAGCGCAGCAGCAGCCAGTcccaggaagggcaggaggagcgGGAGTCTGCCGAGGACACGAGTGTGCCGTCTGTGCCTGACAGTGAGTCCGGAGAAGATGAGGATGACCAGAGCCAGTCCACAGAGGACACTGTGGAGGAGTCAAAGGAGGATGAGAATGACTCTGACCCTGATGGGGATATGCCAAGCACATCAACTGAGAGCCAGAGTGCATCCCCGGAGGATGATGGCAGCCAAGAGGACAACACAGGCGAGGACAGTAGGTCCACAGAAAGCAACAACAGCGAGTCCCCggaggatgatgatgatgatgaggagAGCCACTCCCAGGAGGACGCCACCCAGGAGTCCAACAGCCATGGGGATGACAGCTCGCCACAGAGCCTGGAGAGCAGGAGCCGTAAACGGTGGCCGGGTGCCTACCGCAACAAGCCTGCTGTTGACTACGATGACAATGACTGCCAGGATGGGTACTGA
- the LOC102056681 gene encoding dentin matrix acidic phosphoprotein 1 isoform X2 codes for MRTAFLVLLLWAVACTHPVPDHEPAHPHLSTQQEDTTSEDYINKLGNLLGDGDGRHPPASVVRGDNALAGDLTVGNTVGEELGEHGGRDVGGRVGEAPHLNQVDHEDMSARDGNGLGFLEEDAHDADGGDNREHHGTGVNGLPSRASGLLDEEDDSGDDTFDENGEEEGGEGPTYTAGADRAGEHGHDAGRGDARAGGGHGDSSSSSSSESAGADHRRYRSYLSSRYEQTYRRGGGSSSSQEEESYDFEGEAVQGDDPSVFDGPGSSYKGRRAGPRAPGSSQESSWGAGSHRWEEGDSRSPEVEDADSEEDSPSTEDNSQLEEPIASQSEENSTSRSGEDEDGEDSPSRESEGSESREDTAEQSDEEPGESPEDISQEAVSTSSERSSSQSQEGQEERESAEDTSVPSVPDSESGEDEDDQSQSTEDTVEESKEDENDSDPDGDMPSTSTESQSASPEDDGSQEDNTGEDSRSTESNNSESPEDDDDDEESHSQEDATQESNSHGDDSSPQSLESRSRKRWPGAYRNKPAVDYDDNDCQDGY; via the exons ATGAGGACTGCATTCCTGGTGCTGCTTCTCTGGGCCGTAGCCTGCACTCACCCT GTGCCTGACCATGagcctgcccacccccacctcaGCACTCAGCAGGAG gaCACGACAAGTGAAGATTACATCAACAAGCTGGGCAACCTCCTGGGTGATGGAGATGGCAGACATCCTCCTGCCAGTGTGGTGAGGGGGGACAATGCCCTTGCCGGGGACCTGACAGTTGGCAACACCGTGGGTGAGGAGCTGGGTGAGCATGGTGGCCGAGATGTGGGAGGCAGAGTTGGGGAGGCTCCGCACCTGAACCAAGTGGACCATGAGGACATGAGTGCCCGGGATGGGAACGGCCTTGGTTTCCTG GAGGAGGATGCACACGATGCTGATGGTGGTGACAACAGAGAGCACCATGGCACTGGAGTCAATGGGCTTCCCTCCCGCGCCAGTGGGCTCCTGGATGAGGAGGACGACAGTGGGGACGACACCTTCGATGAgaatggggaagaggaggggggcGAAGGTCCTACTTACACAGCTGGTGCTGACAGGGCAGGTGAACATGGCCATGACGCTGGCCGTGGGGATGCCAGGGCTGGCGGAGGGcatggtgacagcagcagcagtagcagcagcgAGAGCGCTGGGGCTGATCACCGGCGGTACAGGAGCTACCTCAGCAGCCGGTATGAGCAGACCTAcaggcggggagggggcagcagcagcagccaggaggaggagagctaTGACTTCGAGGGCGAAGCCGTGCAGGGTGATGACCCCTCTGTCTTCGACGGCCCAGGCAGCAGCTACAAGGGGCGCCGTGCTGGCCCCCGTGCCCCGGGGAGCagccaggagagcagctggggggctggctCCCATCGCTGGGAGGAGGGCGACAGCAGGTCCCCAGAGGTAGAGGATGCTGACTCAGAAGAAGACAGCCCATCCACGGAGGACAACAGTCAGTTGGAAGAGCCCATCGCCAGCCAGTCAGAGGAAAACAGCACCAGCCGCTCTGGGGAGGATGAAGATGGGGAAGACAGCCCCTCCAGGGAGAGTGAGGGTAGCGAGTCCAGGGAGGACACTGCTGAGCAGTCAGACGAAGAGCCAGGGGAGTCCCCGGAGGACATCTCCCAGGAGGCGGTGAGTACATCGAGCGAGCGCAGCAGCAGCCAGTcccaggaagggcaggaggagcgGGAGTCTGCCGAGGACACGAGTGTGCCGTCTGTGCCTGACAGTGAGTCCGGAGAAGATGAGGATGACCAGAGCCAGTCCACAGAGGACACTGTGGAGGAGTCAAAGGAGGATGAGAATGACTCTGACCCTGATGGGGATATGCCAAGCACATCAACTGAGAGCCAGAGTGCATCCCCGGAGGATGATGGCAGCCAAGAGGACAACACAGGCGAGGACAGTAGGTCCACAGAAAGCAACAACAGCGAGTCCCCggaggatgatgatgatgatgaggagAGCCACTCCCAGGAGGACGCCACCCAGGAGTCCAACAGCCATGGGGATGACAGCTCGCCACAGAGCCTGGAGAGCAGGAGCCGTAAACGGTGGCCGGGTGCCTACCGCAACAAGCCTGCTGTTGACTACGATGACAATGACTGCCAGGATGGGTACTGA